attcagtGATATAGTTATGTGTAAAGTTTAATTTTggataataatttaaaaacaaataaatcatgcataatatgattttGGTATTATCATATAATTAATAATGAGCTCTTCTAGATAAACATCATTAATGTTTTAGgttaatttaattctttaattttggacttaaaatatagattgaataaaATCCCTTTTCCATAACAATCATGCGTTAGAACCCCTAGTCCTAAAACTATATGTGCCGTACCAAAAACCCTCAACCCCTAACATTTTATGTGCCCGTTTAAGAAAATTAATAGAAGAAAATCATCCCAAGCTTCCACAATTCCATCAGATTCTATTGCTTTAAGATACTTGTATTTCAACTATGGGTTATCTTGGAATTTGTCGGTTTGGGAAAATATTTTATAGATGATGTTGAAATAAGTGTGACTATAATGAAGTTACGAGATTATTTTAATATGGTATTATGAAAATTATTGCAACTGATAAGGATGTGAATGTGAGTTGAACGTATTAATTCCTCATAATTGCTAAATACTATTTTAATTAACTAGCACATAATTGCGTACTTAgactttaaaaaattattattaaattattggaTTTAAATCCCAATTCATGCACGTACATATTTATAAACAACAGTGAATATTTAGAATTTGTTTTTGTATAAAATTTGATTTATTGTAAAAGTGGGACTTAGAATAGAATTATATTACAATTACTTGAATGTTAAATAGCCATCATGCACTGGTTACATTTTATTTGATATTCTCATGGTTTCGACTAATTATCACATTAAGCTAAGATCCAATGTGTATACTCCTTTCAACATTTATTTTGCAAAGCTCACATAAGGATTTAGATCATATTGTTGTTATggtctttttttttcttatctGTTGGAATTCTGCATTCGGCTATGTTCTGGTGATATTCTAGTTGTGTAATGTGCACCACCTCTTGGTTCTTACGGGTCAAAGTGCTGTATGTGGAGATGCATGTGAGCCACCTCTTATTTTCCCATGGTCAAAGTGTTGCATGATAGGTCGTTATGTTATGTCTGTCATGTGAATCACCTCTTGGTTCCTACAGGTCAAAGTGTTGCATGTGAGGAGCATATAAGACATCTCTTGTTTCCCTATGGTCAAAGTGTTGTATGTCAGAGATTCTGATCAGGATTTTGTTATTTCGTTCCTCTTTAATTCTGACATCTTATATGcatgtgaatttattatttgttatcatgaAAGCTTTTGTCGTTATCTTTGAGATCGATTTAGTGGTTGAATGTAAGAGTCTACTGGATAATTTGTCTTTAGGTAATGAAACAGATGATGAAACAGATGATGAGGAAGAATACATAAAATATGTCGGAGAGATTGTCAAGGAAGAAAACAATCCGAGACGTCAATTTGTATGGCATGGAGatgtaataattttctattGTAAGTTTCAATTAATGATATTGGAAGTTTCTATTCAGAATCTAACTAAAATAGGATGGGCTTACTTAGAAATATAACTATTTTTATTAACTATTGCATGTGATTCGAGTGAGGAAATATGGGCCTTACattttggtatcagagcataggcTTAAGGTCTTTTGTGGATTTTAGAATTGGGATATGACAAGAGGGAGATGTTAGCAGCGATCTGCATATGGAGTGTTGGGAGaagtttatgatttaaagtAGCAGGAACATATGTAAAATTATCAGAGTGCGTGGAGGAAGCATTGGTTTTGTTGAAAACTAGAAATTTATGAAGAAATCATAGAAGTGTTACTCTACAAATAATGGACGGAAAAAAATTAGTTTGGGTATGAAAATTATACCAAACTAGTTCAAAAATTGCAAGGACGTACATCAACATTGATTTACAAACATGTTATTTTGTTTGATAGAAAAGTAAGAAGTAACTAAATCAACacatccttattttcaaattatGCATGGCATTAAATAATCTATCTGTATGTTTTGCATGAGCATATGCATGGTGTGCATTTCAAAATATGGGTcgaaatttttataaagatTAATTTATAACAAGAAGTTTGGCATTTTCTGCCTACCCATCGCAACATAGTGCTTGAATATCCTAAAAAAACCACATTCCAAAATGGGTACAACATAGGGCGGACTTTCGGGAACAAAATGGTGAACTGAAGTTCATCATTCGAAACTGCTTAGTGGCATGCATTAAATGCTAAGaaacaagaaataaaaaaagGAGCTGATTTCACTATTCTTAATCTAAGATCCCTAATGATCGGAAAAATTGAGAGGTCCCTCCTTTAAGAAGCGCACATCCTTTTCACTTAGTTCTTCAACACATTTTAGAATCTACTGGTAGTGATTCATGGACCATTATGTGTGCATGATAATATGTTAGCAGAAAATCTTCTTCTGGCTCAAAATTTAAAGCCATGCTTGTTCGCAAAGGATGAGAAAACAAACAGGTAAGTGTGAGATAAATTCAATATGACGATCCAAGTGTTTAGTCCGAAGTCCAGCTCACAAAACTTCAGAAGAAATTCATCGTACTCAAACACAATAAATAAGCATTTTTATAGCACACGGACATGATCTTCAGCACATTTCTTTAACACCCAAGCAACAATTGACCTACATTTACATTCCATCTAACATTATAAGAAATGAGACGATTACCTTCTCTATATTGTCCATCATGATCCCTTTGACCTCTGTTATTTGTGTCTTCAATTTGGATAGCTTATTGATTTCTTCAGGATGATTCATGCAATATTCCATGTGCTCTTTAAGCCTTGGCCTAGTAAAGAATACAATACAAAATTCAGCAAATGTTTGGACATCAGAAAATTTAAATCATCATGCAATTCCACTCTAAATAAGCTATTTACGCACCCAAATTCTCGGTCAAGATTATATGCAATGCTAAATCGATCCTCAAACAAATCATCGTCCTCATCATCATCTGCTAGAGGGTGTTGATCATCATTCTTGATGCTCTCTCCATACCGTTGTTTGAAATCATCCTTCACTTTCTCAAGAAATATGAAAGGTACACTTCTTCCCATTGATTCGTCCGCAACAACGAGGAAGACTGCAAATCAAACGAGTATTATAATGTTTCTAAACATAATTTGAGCTGATAAGGACACAGTGAGCATGTTAAAGGATCAAGTACCAAATCCATTGTCGAGGAGGAAATTGAACGTGTGACCATCGCATGAGTAAGTATACTTGCTGCTATTAGAAGGAAGCTTTTGCAAGCATTGGACGGCAATTGTACTAAAGTTTCCAGAATAAGGAGTGTGCTCGGCCAGAACAACAGTCCCTTTGGCAACAAAGCTGTAAATCAAACCTTTTGGACTCATTTTCCGAAAACCAATCCCAGAAAACGAATTATCCCCAGAGACGAGTCCTTTTCACCTAAAGTAAGAGGGGGAAAAGCACTTAGGCTGTTAGGCAGACAAATGAACCACAAGCTCAGTAAATGTACTCCCTTTAGCAGAACCCCAAGCAaagaaaaaatacaaaaataaactaCGAGACCTAAGACCCAAATCAGCTTCTGCATGCATCTATACAATTTCTTCAGAGCCAAAAGAATATATAACCCCATAACCCTAACCACGAGcagtcaaaataataaaattaactaCCACAAAACCAACAAAATCAACGACATCGCAACGAAAACCAGTATGCTCGCATTGCAAGTCGACAGTAAATGAGTGAAAATCGAAACAAACCCAGATAACAATTGCATACCTCAGGCCGAAAACGACGATAacaaactgttaactcaaaatAATCACAGTAAAACAACAGCATGGTAATTATCATCATCAGATAAAAGCTAAATCAAATCGATAAAACGATTAAACTGAAACCTGTGATGCGAAGAGAAATTAATAGATTCCGATCAAGTTCTGGAACGATATCAATTGATCTGGGCGGATTGCGTCGTGGTTAAGAAATCGGAACTAAATGAATACCAGAGGATAGTAGATTGAATGATTGCCACCTATCTATTTCATTTCCACCAATTTGCATACAATTTCTCCTTTCTTAACCAAAATTGTTCATATAAAAACAATCCAAAACTTGACCAAGATGAAAAATGTATCCgaaaatttttatccaaatgtaATAAAGTTCGACCTAAGTTATAAAAAATTGACCCAAACTTAAAAAAATGGGactcaaaatttacatttttatttaatgaaatatGTGAGAATGAaccataaaaataataatttcaaataaatgTAATTAAAAAGAAACTTATTTTCAACGGTTGGAGGattgacccaaaaattatcttTTCCCGATCAGACCCGGTTCAAGAATTCCAAAAATCTTAAAAGTAAGCGACAGTTTATCatacaccgtcgctaatattcaGCGACAAGCTTTGTAGACCGTCgctattaaaccgtcgccgatgctTATGTGCGACTGTTTTTAAAAGCCGTCGCTCTTACCGTCGCCAATAGCGACGGTGtacttaaaaccgtcgctaagggCGACGGTGTtttcataaaccgtcgctatgattCTATATATAACGAGTTTCGCGAACATTTTCCTCAGCGATTTTCGTAATCCAAAACACGTTTATCTATTTTCATCATGAGTTTGCGCAAACTACCAAATTAACCTGCGTGCATCCCATCCCatccccttttttttttttattttatcatcGGCCTCCAGCGTTGCTTCAACAGTGAGAGTGAAAACTCTGCTCAGATTATTTCCAGTACAGTGTTGGGGAAGCTGCGATATTTGAAAAGAAGAATTGAAAATGTCACTGAGAGGTGTATGGCAACTACAGAAGCTGGTTGTGAGTTTCTGTAATTGGGGCGGCAGTAGCAGAGGCATCAGGTCGATCAATCTTTCCACACTTTGTTTGAGCTGTTAGTTTTCTTGGTTGATTTGTGGATTATTCTATTTGATTGGCTTTTTTTAGATGGTTTATGGGTCTTggtagttttttttatttttttattcaaggAATTCGCTTATGAAGTATTAATGATTTTGATAGAATTTGGGGAGAAAAGTTTGAGTAGTGAACTTTTTGTCATGCATTAGGAAATAATGAAGATATGGATTTTTTTGGGATTGGTTTCAAGAACTGTAGTTCACCTGACCTATAATAAAGAAAGGGAGTTACCCCtttgttttgaatttttggtTTTGGTTATATGGGGAATGAGAAAGAAGTTGTAGAATACTAGAATAAATTCATAGCTATGAAGAGTTGTTTAATTGTTGCGCATTCTAAGAAGAGGAGGATATTTAAAAACACTGATTCCATTGGTCGTGACATTATGCTTAAGCTACTTTAGATTTTGTTCAGTTTGTTGCTGATAGAAGTTTTATGTGTATCCTATAAAATTCAATATTTATGTTCAGGTGATGGAATGAGAAATATGACTCAATGTGTTCATATGGGTGTCTAAATTTGCAAAAATGGTGGTATATGGTATGATAAGGACGCTAGTGATATGTCCTTAATTCCTTAGAATACGAAAAATACAAGCGTGTTCAAACCCCCCAACACATTGAACGGGTTTCATTCCACCTTTCATTTTGCTCCATGAATGGCTAGTCATGTGATGGATGAAGCTTTTGTGAGCTTAGAGATTAACACATCAGATCTAGTATATTATTTCTTTTAAGTGCAATTTGGTATTGCCACGAATGAGTACCTTTAATTCTCTATTATAATTTGAAGTTTACTATTTTCCCTTGGTTAAAAGCTGTGTCTAAACATATCGGATGATAGTCCACAATTCTTGTCTCGGATAGTGACATAACACATTGCCGTGTAGTTATTGTGTCTCATGGTAATATGTAGTGGCTGGATTTGAATATCGTAAGAATTTCACGGTCATTTTTTGCATACTTTACgaaatggatcaacaatttattttttaatgagtGAAATGGTACTGATTACTTCTTTATATAACTTATAAACAGGACTGAGTATTTTGACTTTGATTTTAGGGAATTTATGGAATCTCATCTTCCAGCCTTTAGAGAAAAAAATCCCCATCTGGAGGTGGTCACTGAGCTTAATCGCGGTTATCATCCTCTTTTAAAGGGTTTATATCGTGAGATCTCTACCTAGTACCTCCTTTATGTCTCGTTGTATGTCTATGAATGTTTTAATGCTTGCACATATGTGTTGGAAATGTTCATACGGAAAAATATGCTCAGCTTGGAATCAATTTACTCTGGTAACATCTGTTTGACATAGGAGAGTTTATTTGGAGTTTGTTACAAATTTTTTTGTCTTACTTTTTGCAGTTGTAAAACACGACAATTTTGCTGGCTGTTATCTccatttttaaatgatattttaagtggAAAAAGGTGAAATTACTCGAACCATTTTCCGAAATACTGATTTTGCAACATGAATGAGAACATCGGAAGAATGGAGATTCCAAATTTGACATGAAAAAGGGGGAAAGTGTTCAacatttttgagagaaaaataaagaaacttgactttttgtcaaaaaaaataCTGGAACTATAATCGATCATCTTTCTTTCATTGAGCTGAACACCAACAAGTCATAGTGAGAAAAATTACAATCTAATGGTTTTAGATACAAGTCAAACACTTATACGATAGAAAACTAAATCTCCAATTGCAGTAGGATGGAATTGATGCACATATAACATGCGAACTGACCATACTTGCCAATTATCCCAAGCTGCGTTCTTTTGTGTTCTTGGTGCTGATGCAAGTGATTCGTCTGAAATAGATCAGaatgttttattatttatttgttatacAGGAAACAAGAATGAGCGTGTAGTCTGCATTAAGAATTTGACTCCAGACGAGATACTCCAATGCGCGACCAGGCTAAGAAATTCTCAGGGAAGAAAGGTGGTAAAGCTGAGGACAAGGCATGTTACAAATAACCCGAGTGTTCAAGGGACATGGACAACCAGCACCGTGATTTGAAATGCAGCTTGGTGTCAGCTGCTGTGTTTTGAGGGAGTGTTGAATAAGTTTTATAATCAAATAGTGTACGAAGTTCCTGGAATTGTTACAAAGTCGGGAGGGTCATTCGGTTGTGTCTTTTCAAGACTTTGATTTTTTATTAGCATTCAATTGGATTTTGCGGTTCTGGTCCTTCTGGATAGTATGTTTACTGAACTTTGctctaatttttaatttttaattcacTCACGGGCTAGCTTCTTGCTCATGCTTGCTTTGGAATTACTTGAAATTTGTATGACCCCCCTACCATTTTAAACGAGGACATTTGAACCCTGTTTTTATAAGGTATTAATACCAACTAATAAGTAGATATATATTACTTTTTTTTGGAAACCGaatctataaatatttttgaatttgGTGCTTTTGAATCGAATATTGCAAACGATACATACGATTATAATAATAGTTTTGGGGTAATTtgattataataaaatattctaTTTAAAAGGTTAAGACCTTCAGCTCCCAATGGAACTAACCTTGAGGTAAACACCATTGACAAGACCATATGCTAACACGCTTTAAATCAACAATTAACCaaaatatgataattaaataaaatgagtGAGACCAATAGTTTCATTCGgggaaattcaaataaatagcATCTTGACAATGAAATGGCTTTTATGGACTTTGGTACATATGCAATCAGTCCCATTCAGCTTTTTGCTGAAATCAATGATACCTTCCCTTATAATCAGCCAAATAGTTCGAGGCTGAAACAGAAGGTGGAGGAATTACCAATAATTGCTCGGTTTTGCCCCAGAAATAGTCGGAGCAGCACCTCGAGTTGTCTTCACATAGGCAACATAATCACTGTATCGCATGGTAAATAGAGTGCTCTGGTAACGGGTCAGTCGAATGCGTCTTCTCAGGGGTTCGGTTATGGGGCCGTTGTAGCCTGCCTTTCTCATTAATGAGTCAACCGCTTCAATCTTTGTCCAGCCTAACATGATAAAAACAAGTTAAAATGTTGGGAGTGTGGAGCCAGATGGTATGCAATATGCACTAGTGAACAGTCTTCCATATTGCTGAGTGGTTCACTTAGAATTTCAAGAGTAGGGATTTAAGGGGCGCAAGTATTTTGGAGTCAAGTTTTACACAAGGGGGAAATCAAAAGGAACAGAACTCAGAAGTCACCTTCATGGGCAGCAACCTCAGGCAAGTAGGTTGCGCTTCGTGATGTATTGTAATCAGGATCAGTAAACTCAATAATTATCCCATGCTTCCCCACCTGCCAGGACGATGTAAATACTAGAGATTTGAGAATAAAATTTTACGAATAAGGTCACATGCACATCATCCGTATAGTTTGATACATGCCAAACCCGAAAGTTGGACGTCAGGCATACATGCATTTACACATATTTCACAACAGcttaaatttcattaaaagCTCTGACCTCCCAGTCAAGGTAGTCACGAGCAATTTCATAATTAATCAGGATGGAAACTGTACATTCCAAGTTAGGTAACTCCTTTGCCTGTATAGGGGGAAATCGTCGGTCTCTCAGGGCACTGCAAAATGTGAAAAGGTGGAAATATATAAGATGCTTAATGATACAAATAAAGGCACAGACATCTGCACTATTGATAATACTCGGTTTGATATCGAGTCAAGTGTACAACTATTGCAGCAATGCTTTTGATTAAGATGATTTAAATTAGGAATAGTCGAGAACAATAAGAAGTTAAATCACATTAATTATTCATAATTCTGTTCCCACAGGCTAATTATAAAGTAAATACTGTGAATACTACAACATTTTATTGATGACTTGAGAAAGAAAAGCGTTTATACATGTGTGTACCATCCAAAAAAATGTATATAAATATGTTTAAGCACAAGACTGTCAACTTTACAGGCATGAACAGATTTGTAATTTTTCTCTGGCTCCATTGTAGAGCTATTTCTATCACATACTTATCAACAGACATACTTATAGAAGCTTATCAGGAAGGAGACAGCAAGACACAAAAAGGCAGCAAAAGAAGGAAAATCGAGAATCCAGGAATAAGCATATGGAACTGGAACCACTTTTATCATGGCACTAGTCTTGCTAAATCTCACCCGTGGATCAAAATCGCAAGTGCCAATCCGAATTCTGTAGTGCATGATAGAATAATCAGATTCAACATATGATTCACGAGAACATATGATAACACTACACCTGCCTAACGTCTTAAAAATGCCAAGCACCAAGCAAAGCAGACATGCAGTACAATGGATCAACATATCTAATTCAAACAACCTTGTCAAAGCATAGTCCTTGAATCCATTAATTAAGCCACGAGCTTCAAGAGTTCCTATGCATCCACGTAGTCGAGGCTCTCCACCATTTACTGCTTTCTTCCAAGTCACAAACAAGGGGCTGAAACCAGAGTAAACTTTCAGAGAGGTATATGTCACATATCAAAAAAATTCTGCTTGGTCGCCATGCACTTCTTTTTCAGCAAAAATCCTCAGACaaattgaaaacattaaatccATATTTTCTTAGATTAGGAAACGAGAAAGGGTAACCATCACCGTTGTACAGGCAAgccaaattttagaaaaatgaaAAGCAAGATGTGAATGTTTGGCATCTTACTCAGGGGACTCTAAAGTATGGTCAAGACGCcagaattattattttttttcccaACCCTTCAACTCAATAAGGGGTGGAACACCTGTTTCCGATAGTGAAAACTTGTAGTTCGTACAAGGCAATCAAGAACAATTGTTCAAAGACACTGACTACCAAGCAAATAACTAGCGTCATACATAAAAATTAGACCTTGATTTCACAGAAACTAAAATCAAGTAAGTTACGATTTCTTGACAGAAGGAACcagaaagaaaaaagaaacaaaCAAATGTAATACGGCAAAAAAAAACACCAATTTTGGAATCAAATAAATGAACAGAAAGTAAAAGACACAAGTCAAACATCACTGAGAAATGTCAAACAAATTTGTGCCAGATCCATCCATTGATTGATCCAgctacaatttaataaaatttgagaagagaaccaataaattttaaaaaatttcatcaAATTCTGATGCTCCTTAATCATACCCATTAAACTTAATTCCATAAAATACCCCATAAAAGCAATTTAAAAAGGAAATCGCATACTGTTGACCCTCATCAAAAGCAGGGGGCGGAGCTTGTTCGCTGTTATAGTGCGCCACCAGAGTGTCGAAGCAGTAGACCACCATCTCTCTGTTAGCCGACACCATTGTGTTCGTTTCGTCGCCGATTCCACAACAAATTCCAGAATCGGTTGATTATGATGATCGATTCGTATGGCTTTGGATGGATTAGGTGCCTGACTAGAGGAAATGTTGGTGTGAAATGGAGATGAAGAAGGGAGCTTAGCTTCGCTTGCTTTATGCTTTTTGCTTCCGAGAATAATGATGGGTCGGCTGGCCCttcaaacataatatttttattataaaaaataattatatctttaatgtaaattaagttaaattgagtgaaataataaatatcttgaaataataaatatcaaataaaattgatttatgatataatatttttgttattataatttttCTTCTTAAAAAACATAAACTAACAACAacgcaataataataataatcatgaTGATGATCAAAAAACAATTTTACAAGCTTTAAAAAATatgcaaaaatttatgtgagacgatctcacgggtcgtatttgtgagacgatctcttatttggatcatccatgaaaaagtattactttttatgctaagattattactttttattgggAATATGTGTAGGGTTAACCAatctcacaaattaagatccgcgagatggtctcacatgaaactcactctaagaaataaatatatatgttgttGTCATATGATTTTTCAATCCTTCGATTAATTCTACCAAAATATATGCGACTTTCCTAACATATCTCCTTCAATTTGTATTAAAGGATTCAAATAGGGTTTGTTTCACTCTGTCCGTGCAGGTACAATGAACGGCCCGGATCAGTCCacatgagtgatccgggcccacctctatgtaaaaaaaaaaattgactcagaaaaattcgAACCGTTGGATCGACTCCTGCGGACAGTGCCCACAGGGATAGGGTCGACCGTAGATGTTCATTCACCTTTTTATGGAAAAATCATCACATGTGTTTGGTAACAAAACCAAGCGACCATTatgcaaataataaaaaatggtGATTGATAGAAAGTTATTATTACTAAATCATTgaattaatcaaattaatttacaaattttatgaTAAGTTATTAAaagttattaaaattaatttaatgtgatgtgacaaataaaaaaaaagtcaaaCCCAGAATAGATGTTCAATTTGATGAAATTGATCATTTAACTAATATTCATGAATTCAAGTTTCTTTATCAACATCTTATCCTTATCCAGCGAATGTATTGCACAAGACTTGTCTAATGCGATTTATCTGACTAACATGATTTGCGGACTACTGCGTAAGCCTGAGAGTTTACTCGGTGCGTATCGAAAAATAACGACCACGAGTTTCAACATGTcggaaaatttttaaaaagaaaaagtaaaagaaaataaatgaaaaaatatgaacaACCAATCCTTATAGATCAAACGTATTATTTACACAATCTAACATATGCATGTAACCAAAACCTACTACCTTGAAACCCCAAATGCCAATCTATCCCTGCCAAATTAAACCTCTAATCACTAGCCATAGAAAACCccccccccaaaaaaaaaacct
This genomic interval from Primulina eburnea isolate SZY01 chromosome 16, ASM2296580v1, whole genome shotgun sequence contains the following:
- the LOC140817080 gene encoding uncharacterized protein At2g38710-like, whose protein sequence is MVSANREMVVYCFDTLVAHYNSEQAPPPAFDEGQHPLFVTWKKAVNGGEPRLRGCIGTLEARGLINGFKDYALTSALRDRRFPPIQAKELPNLECTVSILINYEIARDYLDWEVGKHGIIIEFTDPDYNTSRSATYLPEVAAHEGWTKIEAVDSLMRKAGYNGPITEPLRRRIRLTRYQSTLFTMRYSDYVAYVKTTRGAAPTISGAKPSNYW
- the LOC140816901 gene encoding large ribosomal subunit protein mL43, translating into MSLRGVWQLQKLVVSFCNWGGSSRGIREFMESHLPAFREKNPHLEVVTELNRGYHPLLKGLYRNKNERVVCIKNLTPDEILQCATRLRNSQGRKVVKLRTRHVTNNPSVQGTWTTSTVI
- the LOC140816827 gene encoding vesicle-associated membrane protein 727, which gives rise to MSPKGLIYSFVAKGTVVLAEHTPYSGNFSTIAVQCLQKLPSNSSKYTYSCDGHTFNFLLDNGFVFLVVADESMGRSVPFIFLEKVKDDFKQRYGESIKNDDQHPLADDDEDDDLFEDRFSIAYNLDREFGPRLKEHMEYCMNHPEEINKLSKLKTQITEVKGIMMDNIEKVLDRGEKIELLVDKTETLQFQADSFQRQGRQLRRKMWLQNLHMKLMIGGAVLVLLFILWFIFH